A single Perognathus longimembris pacificus isolate PPM17 chromosome 17, ASM2315922v1, whole genome shotgun sequence DNA region contains:
- the Chmp6 gene encoding charged multivesicular body protein 6, which produces MGNLFGRKKQSRVTEQDRAILQLKQQRDKLRQYQRRVTQQLERERALARQLLREGRKERAKLLLKKKRYREQLLDRTENQISSLEAMVQSIEFTQIEMKVMEGLQVGNECLHKMHQVMSIEDVERILDETQEAVEYQRQIDELLAGSFTQEDEEAILEELDAITQEQMELPEVPSEPLPDVNPEKAPVKARPRQAELVAAS; this is translated from the exons aTGGGCAACCTGTTCGGCCGCAAGAAGCAGAGCCGGGTCACCGAGCAGGACAGGGCCATCCTG CAACTGAAGCAGCAGCGGGACAAGCTGCGGCAGTACCAGCGGAGGGTCACGCAGCAGCTGGAGCGGGAGCGGGCCCTGGCGCGGCAGCTGCTccgggagggcaggaagga GCGAGCCAAGCTGCTGCTCAAGAAGAAGCGCTACCGGGAGCAGCTCCTGGACCGCACGGAGAACCAGATCAGCAGCCTGGAGGCCATG GTGCAGAGCATCGAGTTCACGCAGATCGAGATGAAGGTGATGGAGGGGCTGCAGGTGGGGAACGAGTGTCTCCACAAGATGCACCAG GTGATGTCCATCGAGGACGTGGAGAGGATTCTGGACGAGACGCAGGAGGCGGTGGAGTACCAGCGG CAAATCGATGAGCTGCTGGCGGGGAGCTTCACGCAGGAGGACGAGGAGGCCATCCTGGAGGAGCTGGACGCCATCACTCAG GAACAGATGGAGCTGCCGGAGGTCCCCTCGGAGCCCCTTCCCGACGTCAACCCAG AAAAAGCCCCCGtcaaagccaggcccaggcaggcAGAGCTGGTGGCAGCCTCGTAA